A segment of the Babesia microti strain RI chromosome II, complete genome genome:
GTGCACCAAAGGGAAGGGAAAGATATATACCTAACCCgtgttaatttttaccaATCTCCTCATGGATGGTACATACGTGGCGAGCCATACCttgataatattagagTAGTTGCGACAGTGGAAAGGCACTTTAGAGGGTCCAAAGTGAGAACTATTAAGTTTAGATCCAAAAAGCACTACAAACGCATATACGGTTTCAGGCCAGAAATGACACAAATACGTATCAAAGACATACAAGTATACCCATCGTACGAGTTTAATGGGGATTGGAAATCAGACGATCCAATGACTTTCATTTTGAATAGGGTTAGACAGCTTCGCTGCCCATCCACACTACTGGCGAAGATGAAGATGAACGCGCTTAAGCATTTTACAAGCAATGAGCTGGCGCTGTTGGGACCAGACCCCTTGTCTCATTTTGATCCCGTGTATAACAAAGTGGTCATCCGCCACCATGTGGCTCACTCCTGAACACCAAACATGCAACAAGACACACTAAATCacattaacaatattattaacCATACCATTTATGCATTAAGTTATaagataataattaacaatattataaggtgtatcaatttataaattgaacttatatttattatctgAAGATTACTCAAGTATTTTCATTACTAccatattattataactataatacatttatatatttatttatcaataactATTGTGTATAAAGATGGTGTCATTAAAATCAATACTAGTTCCTTCTATTACACTCTTTTTAATGAGTGGG
Coding sequences within it:
- a CDS encoding 50S ribosomal protein L21 chloroplastic (overlaps_old_locusTagID:BBM_II04255); this translates as MYRECQLLLLITAARYSVGFIMFREGAEEYSKKFSISFPAQEQLAALNDGRDRSGSYAIVRISGIPRWVEQGRFYHIFRVHQREGKDIYLTRVNFYQSPHGWYIRGEPYLDNIRVVATVERHFRGSKVRTIKFRSKKHYKRIYGFRPEMTQIRIKDIQVYPSYEFNGDWKSDDPMTFILNRVRQLRCPSTLLAKMKMNALKHFTSNELALLGPDPLSHFDPVYNKVVIRHHVAHS